GAATCGGAGCAGGATGTGAATgcgctgctcgccgtcgACCCGCATCTGCGCGGcacccgccaccaccgcttcACCTTTGACCATGTCTACCCAGTGGATTCCACACAGGAGCAGGTGTACGAGCAGATCGGGCGACCGGTGCTACAGTCCAGCTTCCGCGGCTACCACACGTGCATTTTCGCCTATGGCCAGACAGGCAGTGGGAAGAGCTACTGCATGATGGGCGCCGAtggcggctgctgcatcgACGACGCACCGGGCATTATcccgcgcctctgccgtgAAGTTTTTATCGAGATGGACAAGGTAAAGCAAGCTGCCATGGCAAACGAGGAGAACGTGGACTTCAGCGTCTACGTCAGCTACCTCGAAATCTACAGGGAACGCGTGCGCTCCCTCTTGAACGAGGTACACGATGCCAGGATTGTGACAGCCGGCAACGAGGAGTATGGGTCTGCCTCGCTGCGGGCCGTATCGGGGTCTCTGCGTCGCCAGGGCCTGCTTCACGCGGCTGACTCGGCGGATGCCgccctgcgcgtgcgcgagcaCCCGACCCTCGGCGTCTATGTGGAAGGACTCGCCGAAATTTCCGTGACGAGTGAGGAGCAGGTGCTACGACTCATGGTGCGAGGGAATCAGCGCCGGCACATGGCATCGACCCGCATGAACGAAACGTCAAGCCGCTCGCACGCCATCTTtacgctgcagctgctgcagaagcggACACGCGCCGTCCCGCCCGGCGAGGGTGGCTCTGGCGGCACGATCACAGAGGCACCATccaccgccgtggcgacAATGACGACACAGCTGGGTGCCAAGATCAACTTGGTGGATCTTGCCGGCAGCGAGCGTGCCAAGGCAACCGGGGCGGATGGCGACACCCTCAAGGAAGGCGCGCAGATCAACAAGTCTCTCACAACACTCGGCATTGTCATCAATTCCTTGGCCGCCCAgtccatcgccaccgccagcagtTCCACTGGGCAGTCGCCAATGAAgtccgctgctgcatcgaAGCGGCACATACCCTACCGAGACTCGACACTCACCTTCCTCTTGAAGGAGTCCCTAGGTGGCAATAGCAAAACCTTCATGATTGCCACCGTTAGCCCCAGCGCCGACAGCTACGACGAGTCGCTCAGCACACTCCGGTACGCAGATAGGGCCAAGTCCATCATGATAAAGGCGTTTGTGAATGAAACGGCCGGCGACAAGCGCATACGAGAGCTGGAGAAAGAGGTGATGCGGCTTCGCGAGCAAATTCGCTCGCTGCTCAGTGCCGAAGCGAGGCGCTCCTCCACTCCGAtggcgacgccggcagcaaCACCGGTGGCGCTCACGGACGGCGACTCGTTGCTTCAGCCCTCACTCGTAGGAGACGGTGACGGCAATGCTGTCGAGGGCAAGTGGATTGACCAGGACAAGAACGGCAGCCGTGAGACGGGCATGACGCACTCATCGGCAAGCGGTAGGGAGGTGTCAATCGTGCCCGATGGTGATGCGGACCTGCAGGCGCCGCACGCCGGCTTCAACGACCATGCGGGCAGTGGCGCGGTGGCACCAGAGCCAGTGTCACCAGTGGCAGACACTCCTGTCGCGTCCCGCGCCGAATTTGTGGCAACGCTGCAGTCGGAGCTGCGTCGTGCAGAGGAAATGATTCGGCAGATGTCTGCGTCCGAGGCAGAGCGCAACGCGCACATTGCCCAGCTTGTGAAGCGGCATGAGGAGGAGCAAGCGGCGATgcgggctgcggcggcggcgatggcggcggcggtggcaacgAAGGACGCCGAGAATTATGCCCCCGGCGCagtgacggcgacgatgcggcTGTGTCGCGATGAGCCGTATCTGCTAAACATGGACGGGGCGGGTGACTGGGTCGTCGCGCATCTTGGTCCCGGCGAGACGCTTGTAGGGGTGTTTCCGCCCAacggtggcgccgccaataacactgcagcggcgacatcTACCGCGAAGGGGAATGAGGGCAGTGAAGTCGGAAGCTCATCAACATCGTTCGACTCATCTCTCGTGCTTCCATCGTATCGTACCGGCTCCGACGCCGATGCGAATGGGGCAGCACCCGATGAAGGCGCCGACGTGCGACATGTTCGGCTGCCAAGAGAGTTTGGCGAGGGCGTTGGTGGACCGCACTGCATCCTTGAGCGCTTGAAGGCGACGGGCACTGCCGCGACGGCTAGCTCGACAACGACACTCAGGGCGTGCGCAGGGTACGAGACGTACGTAATCCGTCCCATGTATCGTAGCCCATTTGTCGTCAAGGACGGCGACACGCTCCTCCTGCAGAACGGAGACGTGCTGGACATCGGTGCCGACCACATCCAGCTCAAGTACATGGACCCTGCAGAGCCCCCCTTGACTGCGCGTGGGCGGAGAACAGTTCGCATGGAAACGACCGCATACGTCGGCGGTGACAGCCAGAGTGTCGATTGGGCTGAGAGCGATCGCGGCATGAgttcggcggcggcttcccCTGCCTCCGCAGGCtacaaggaggaggaggcgttgATGTCGCTGAAGCGTTTTATCGGTTCCTCTGAGGAGCACCCGGACAAGGAGGGCGTGCGtgaggaggcgcgcgagaCACGCGGTGCCTCTGGGGACGGCGACGGCTGTGAGGGTGGTGGCGTGGAGACGGCGTCGTCTTTCGATAGGGAATCCTTACATTCGGTCTTCGACGACGAGTACTCgacttccgccgccgccgacgactaCAACGACGAGGGCATTGGCGGACGACGAAACAGTCGTGAGGCCGGTATCAGCACCACCGtagcgacgccgcagcagccatctAGACCCCTCATTCCCACCCTGGCCTTGGGCAAGGCGCTCCCAGCGAACCGGCTCTCAACGCCTCCGCCACAGCGGATGCCCCAACGGGATTATCAGGCGACCAGAGTGCCCTTCGACACGGCGAGCGCCAACGCTAAGAATTCGGCATCCTCTGTAATACTGTCGGACTCGGAAGACCATTCAACTGCGAGCCCCTCGGTGAACGAGGGCATTAAGGCACCTAGCCTTCCGATCCCCCTTCAGCGCCggccgacgccggcagctGTTGCGGTTGTGAAGACGCGAGTGCCGAGCAAGCGCGTCCCACAGACGGCGCACCTGAACCCCAACTCTGCGTTGCCCCTGTCAGAGTTGCAGTGGATGCGCTCCAAGGCGCCGTCGAAGTCATACCGCAGTGAGCCTCCACCACGCTTTGTGGGCCGCTACAATCTCGTCCTCGTGGGGCcatccggcagcggcaagagcAGTCTTGTGCGGAACTTGCAGACCGAGGACACGCCATGGCTGCAGTCTGCTTTCTCAACGCTCATGGCCACCGGGCGCGCCTACGCGggcgccgatgccgacggCAACACACCAGCCTCCGCGGAGACGCATCCCACGATCGGCATTCACACCACCACGCtgacggccgccggcgcgacACCGATGCGCCTTCACGTGTACGAGCTTGGCGGCACGCCGTGCTTTAGCCCACTACTAGACCAACTCCCATCCCGCCGGCTGACATACTTGTTGTGCTTCCCGCTAGACGGCGGACCGTCGCTCGTTGCCCTGCGCGGCATTGTCGAAGACATTTTGTGCCGCACGGACAGTCACACGGTGTCACTGGTGCTGGttgccacacacgcgcaccacagcagcgctgccgatggcaagggcggtggcggcagcctcttctctcgccgCCTTCCAGCCGTGCGACAGGAGATGCTGCGAGCTCAGATGGAagaggtggagctgcaggTGGTCAGCCTCATTCAGATGCTGCAGCCGtatgcgcagctgcgtcctACAGTGGTGGGCCGGTTCGCAGTTGACAACGTGCACCGCCAAGTGTACTCGACCGGGTATCGGGCCGTGGAGGGGTTTCCCGAGTGGCTGCAGTGGCTCGGAGACCTGGCGCGCGACCGGTGCCGGAGTGATGTGGATTTTGCCAGCGGACTCGTGCCTGCACGGTGCATGGAGCTCAGCCGACAGGTGGGTCTGTTGCGGGAGCGTGGCAAGTGGTGCCTGTCTCTGCGCGACTTCAAGGCGCTGGCAACGGCAGTCAGCACGCAGTACGACACAGCCGAAGCCGCGagcgcctctctcgctcgagacacgctgcgccagcacgtgcagctgctcgcagACTGGGGCGTGCTGGCGCACCGCTTTCGAAGCACACCGCTACGTCAACATGTGGTTCTTGATGTAGCGTGGCTCTGCCGTGTGCTGACAACgctggcgtgctgcgcgctgGTGGGCCAAGCGGAGTCTGGTGGGCCCAGCACCGTGGATGCCGCTAGGATGGTTGCCGCGGCCGGAAAGCGAGACACGGCGCTTCTGAATCGAAAACACCCGGCACTGCGTATCTTGCTCACCCCCGAGGCGGCGCGAATCGTCGATGTGGTGAAAGTCGTGACTATGGACACGGCGTGCCTTCTTCGCTATGGTGTCTTGCCGATGCCCGTTCTCGTTACGATGCTGGAGCCCCACTTCAAACCATGTGACAGTGAGGgagccgccagcggcagcctcgAGGAAGGCATGAGTGCCCTGAGGAGAACAGACAacctcgccgtcgctggctgCGACCCCGCTGCGGGCAACGTGCGCTATAGCGTTCCGCTGGCTGGTGTACTCGAACTCCTTGTACTGTGCGACGTTATCATTCTGGGGCACAAGCTGTTGCTCAGTCCAtccgccgaggaggcggctcGAACTTctacggcgccgccgcaggatTTAGTGGGGTGCTCACGCAGTCTTCCCGTGTCTGCCGCATCACAGCAGCAAGGGGGCCGTGTAcacgatgacgacgaccGCAGCCTAGATGACATCAAcccggcggaggagggcttTGTTGTGTACCCGCTGAGTTGTCGCACCCCCGCATCTGCTGGCGTCACGTGGCTTTTCCCGTGCTTCCTCTCCGGTCCGTTCTACATGTTCAAGCTCGACATGGTGCCACGCAACTTCTTCCCAAAGCTCATGTGCCGCCTGGCCACGGTATCGGACAAGATCTACCTCGGCCCTGTGCAGTCGCATAGCTGGAGTTCACCGACTCGGTGGCGGGCAACGGATGCGACGCGTGGGCGAGGTGTTGTTGGCGGGAGAACACCGGTGGCGCACGGCCCGTTCGACACCTACTTTTCGGAATGCGCTGGTAGGTCGTTTGTGCTGCCTCGATTCTCGACGTACTTGGCGCAGACCACCGCCGAGGTCTCACCGCGAAGACGAGAGGGACTATGGTTTGATGCAGCATGGCTGGTGTACAAGGAGTCGGCGCACGACGATGACTGCGAAGGCGACAACTgccgcgtgcttgtgcggtTGGTACACCACAGTGTGTTCCTGTCTTTCCACTGCCACCAGGCAGGCTCGTCGTTGGGCatgagcggtggcggtgctaGCCCTGGCGTTCAGGATTTTTACGAAGCCGTTCTCGAAGCGGTTCGGCACGTGGTAGAGGAGTTCCCCGGAGGCAAGTGCAGCGAGTCCATGCAGTGCTGTGTTGACCCTGCGATACTGCTCGAGCTGGAGGTGAAGCATCCTGCCGTTCAGTCCGACCAAGAGACGGCAGCCCTGGAGCGCCACGTGCGATTTGCCAGCATCAACGACAACCTCAACAGCCTTGAGCGCGTGCTTGCCAAGAGCGGCTCGGCGCTGTGGACCGCCCGCACCGCCCGCCGCTCTCATACGTCACGTTCGGAAGATGGTGAGGACGAGAGCGCCTAcgtgccactgctgcgcaaTTTCAGTGCTACGTGTCCGCTCGACGTTGCCGAGTGCATTCGGCGCTGGAAGACGGAGCAGCACTTCCACATATCcacggagctggaggcacgGCTGGTGGGTGCACTGCAGGAGCTTGGTGCATGCTACCATGAGTCGGCACCGGTCGCTGTTAACAGCTGTTTCGCGCTGGATCGCTTGCTGGACGTGCTGGCTCATATTGACACGGTgtgagaagagagagaggtgtggGGGTAGGCGATGTCCGCTAACGCGCACCGGTATGGCATCGTGGTCTCtttttattattattttttctctgtatatgtgtgtgtgcttcctCGTGTGGCTACTTCCCACATTCCATGCTCCACCCATGTGTGAATTCCTGCCTTTGcctgctttcttttttttcccttctcACTGCACATCAAGAGGCATCTGAGCATGTCtgtcgctgttgttgttgttctgtATACTGTACGAGGCCTCTGTCACCAAGCAAAGGGACGACGATGAGAATAGTGATAATAAAAGCGGACTGCAAGTGCTGCAGTGCGCAGACGGCGCGGAAACGCATTTATGTGACATGGCACGCTGTGATGTGACGTGGAGGATTGCGTCGTGCTTCTTCACCACTGGccattccccccccccgactTCCTGAACTACGCGTTCGTGTCTTCGCGTGAGGATGCCTGTCACAGAAAGCACGTGGATGTTCGTGTTTATTGCGGATATGAGTGAAGTATACGTGATTGTCGCTCTCGAACAATTTCCAACGCGTCTTTCTGTTTGTgatcgctgccggcgcccccctcccccacgcagCTACGAGAAACTCGCCGATGCGGCCAAGACTTGAGCGTATGAAGAGGCTTGCTTTGCGCGTACATCTCTCACTCTGTTGCCTGTGTGTGTTATCAGGGCTGGCCATGCGGATCTACCCGGGCGACAGTGCGCCTTGCGTGCCTTTGAGCTCAACGCATGCCCACCCTACCCAGCCGTCTTCTGTCTACCCTTCACCGTCGACAACCAACTCCTCTGCTATTGTGCGCTTCAACTTCTCCCTACTTCACTGACGTGCATACACGCACGATGGCGCACGCTGCCATGCGCGCCGTGCTGTCACAGGATCTGTCAAGTTGCATGAACGAACAGTTTTGTTGTGT
This genomic stretch from Leishmania infantum JPCM5 genome chromosome 33 harbors:
- a CDS encoding putative Unc104-like kinesin; protein product: MSESSKGASQEADLSRAPSPTNSRDQSAEPNTGYEEGRITVSVRVRPLNARETKLNSGSCIAPLAAYNTLYILPPGESEQDVNALLAVDPHLRGTRHHRFTFDHVYPVDSTQEQVYEQIGRPVLQSSFRGYHTCIFAYGQTGSGKSYCMMGADGGCCIDDAPGIIPRLCREVFIEMDKVKQAAMANEENVDFSVYVSYLEIYRERVRSLLNEVHDARIVTAGNEEYGSASLRAVSGSLRRQGLLHAADSADAALRVREHPTLGVYVEGLAEISVTSEEQVLRLMVRGNQRRHMASTRMNETSSRSHAIFTLQLLQKRTRAVPPGEGGSGGTITEAPSTAVATMTTQLGAKINLVDLAGSERAKATGADGDTLKEGAQINKSLTTLGIVINSLAAQSIATASSSTGQSPMKSAAASKRHIPYRDSTLTFLLKESLGGNSKTFMIATVSPSADSYDESLSTLRYADRAKSIMIKAFVNETAGDKRIRELEKEVMRLREQIRSLLSAEARRSSTPMATPAATPVALTDGDSLLQPSLVGDGDGNAVEGKWIDQDKNGSRETGMTHSSASGREVSIVPDGDADLQAPHAGFNDHAGSGAVAPEPVSPVADTPVASRAEFVATLQSELRRAEEMIRQMSASEAERNAHIAQLVKRHEEEQAAMRAAAAAMAAAVATKDAENYAPGAVTATMRLCRDEPYLLNMDGAGDWVVAHLGPGETLVGVFPPNGGAANNTAAATSTAKGNEGSEVGSSSTSFDSSLVLPSYRTGSDADANGAAPDEGADVRHVRLPREFGEGVGGPHCILERLKATGTAATASSTTTLRACAGYETYVIRPMYRSPFVVKDGDTLLLQNGDVLDIGADHIQLKYMDPAEPPLTARGRRTVRMETTAYVGGDSQSVDWAESDRGMSSAAASPASAGYKEEEALMSLKRFIGSSEEHPDKEGVREEARETRGASGDGDGCEGGGVETASSFDRESLHSVFDDEYSTSAAADDYNDEGIGGRRNSREAGISTTVATPQQPSRPLIPTLALGKALPANRLSTPPPQRMPQRDYQATRVPFDTASANAKNSASSVILSDSEDHSTASPSVNEGIKAPSLPIPLQRRPTPAAVAVVKTRVPSKRVPQTAHLNPNSALPLSELQWMRSKAPSKSYRSEPPPRFVGRYNLVLVGPSGSGKSSLVRNLQTEDTPWLQSAFSTLMATGRAYAGADADGNTPASAETHPTIGIHTTTLTAAGATPMRLHVYELGGTPCFSPLLDQLPSRRLTYLLCFPLDGGPSLVALRGIVEDILCRTDSHTVSLVLVATHAHHSSAADGKGGGGSLFSRRLPAVRQEMLRAQMEEVELQVVSLIQMLQPYAQLRPTVVGRFAVDNVHRQVYSTGYRAVEGFPEWLQWLGDLARDRCRSDVDFASGLVPARCMELSRQVGLLRERGKWCLSLRDFKALATAVSTQYDTAEAASASLARDTLRQHVQLLADWGVLAHRFRSTPLRQHVVLDVAWLCRVLTTLACCALVGQAESGGPSTVDAARMVAAAGKRDTALLNRKHPALRILLTPEAARIVDVVKVVTMDTACLLRYGVLPMPVLVTMLEPHFKPCDSEGAASGSLEEGMSALRRTDNLAVAGCDPAAGNVRYSVPLAGVLELLVLCDVIILGHKLLLSPSAEEAARTSTAPPQDLVGCSRSLPVSAASQQQGGRVHDDDDRSLDDINPAEEGFVVYPLSCRTPASAGVTWLFPCFLSGPFYMFKLDMVPRNFFPKLMCRLATVSDKIYLGPVQSHSWSSPTRWRATDATRGRGVVGGRTPVAHGPFDTYFSECAGRSFVLPRFSTYLAQTTAEVSPRRREGLWFDAAWLVYKESAHDDDCEGDNCRVLVRLVHHSVFLSFHCHQAGSSLGMSGGGASPGVQDFYEAVLEAVRHVVEEFPGGKCSESMQCCVDPAILLELEVKHPAVQSDQETAALERHVRFASINDNLNSLERVLAKSGSALWTARTARRSHTSRSEDGEDESAYVPLLRNFSATCPLDVAECIRRWKTEQHFHISTELEARLVGALQELGACYHESAPVAVNSCFALDRLLDVLAHIDTV